A single Phycisphaerae bacterium DNA region contains:
- the tgt gene encoding tRNA guanosine(34) transglycosylase Tgt, producing MITALTARKYSDDLFEFDAIHNDRGTRARIGRFATPHGTIDTPVFMPVGTRGSVKGILPEQLRQVGSSIILANTYHLALRPGSQTVRDLGGLHRFMSWDGPILTDSGGFQIFSLATLNAIDDDGVSFKSHIDGALMRLDPASAVAIQQELGADIIMAFDQCPALPATPDALSLAVERTIRWAAECKSAWTSSAQALFGIVQGGLDLDLRRRCLDALVHIGFPGYAIGGLSVGESTGDMATCLNAFAHLMPSDRPRYLMGVGRPLDIIRAVAAGVDMFDCVMPTRNGRNSFAFTDAGFVRLRNARYRLDERPLDETCDCPCCKQFTRAYLRHLFLADEMLGPILVSLHNIAYYHRWMRRIRDAIRQDALADMLREAENSAAAGSPLSEAPE from the coding sequence ATGATAACGGCACTGACCGCGAGAAAGTATTCCGACGACTTGTTCGAATTCGACGCCATTCATAACGACCGCGGCACACGCGCCCGTATCGGCCGATTCGCCACACCGCACGGCACAATCGATACACCTGTCTTTATGCCCGTCGGCACAAGAGGAAGCGTCAAGGGCATCTTGCCCGAACAACTCCGGCAGGTCGGCTCGTCCATCATTCTCGCGAACACCTATCACCTCGCGCTTCGGCCCGGATCACAGACCGTTCGCGATCTCGGCGGCCTTCATCGCTTCATGTCGTGGGACGGCCCCATCCTCACCGACAGCGGCGGGTTCCAGATCTTCAGCCTCGCCACGCTTAATGCCATCGATGACGACGGCGTCTCCTTCAAATCGCATATCGACGGCGCGCTGATGCGCCTCGATCCTGCCAGCGCCGTCGCCATCCAGCAGGAACTCGGTGCTGACATCATCATGGCATTTGATCAATGCCCTGCCCTTCCCGCCACACCCGACGCCCTCAGCCTCGCCGTCGAAAGAACCATCCGGTGGGCCGCGGAGTGCAAATCCGCATGGACCTCCTCGGCTCAGGCCCTTTTCGGAATCGTGCAGGGCGGGCTCGACCTGGATCTCCGGCGCCGTTGCCTCGACGCACTCGTCCACATCGGATTTCCCGGCTACGCCATCGGCGGATTGTCGGTCGGCGAGTCAACCGGCGACATGGCGACCTGTCTCAACGCATTTGCACACCTGATGCCCTCGGACCGCCCCCGGTACCTCATGGGAGTCGGCCGACCGCTCGACATCATTCGTGCCGTCGCCGCGGGAGTGGACATGTTCGATTGCGTCATGCCCACCCGAAACGGCCGCAACTCCTTCGCATTCACCGACGCAGGCTTTGTGAGGCTGCGCAACGCAAGGTACCGCCTCGATGAGCGGCCGCTCGACGAAACCTGCGATTGCCCCTGCTGCAAACAATTCACACGAGCCTACCTGCGACATCTTTTCCTGGCGGACGAGATGCTCGGCCCAATACTGGTCTCACTCCACAATATCGCTTACTATCACCGGTGGATGCGGCGCATTCGCGACGCCATTCGACAAGATGCCCTGGCGGACATGCTTCGAGAGGCTGAGAACTCCGCGGCCGCCGGTTCGCCCCTTTCCGAGGCCCCCGAATGA
- a CDS encoding signal peptidase II, whose protein sequence is MSDADISEPAPKPAIVAAEMVEPWSMTHLPSHLRLWLVTIVGLAVDLWTKTWAFDSMKADEPRVLVDKLLTLQLSLNPGALFGIGAGFAPIFVGASVLALLFVLYIFANSGASKWSMHIALGLVLGGALGNLYDRSTQEAYVVHNHFGRDIGKLVRETPTHVYLEDFPHGGNERTIRKTDDFRSGPQPVVRDFIKIDARVGGVPLWPWIFNIADALLVVGVIVLLLNFWFDRKEPQSSAVA, encoded by the coding sequence ATGAGTGACGCAGACATATCCGAACCGGCGCCGAAGCCTGCGATCGTGGCTGCCGAGATGGTTGAGCCGTGGTCGATGACGCACCTTCCAAGCCATCTGCGACTCTGGCTGGTGACGATCGTGGGGCTGGCGGTTGATCTGTGGACGAAGACGTGGGCGTTCGACTCAATGAAGGCGGATGAGCCGCGCGTCCTGGTCGACAAGCTGCTGACGCTGCAATTGTCACTGAATCCGGGCGCGCTATTCGGGATCGGTGCGGGATTCGCCCCGATCTTCGTGGGTGCGTCCGTATTGGCACTTCTGTTCGTGCTTTACATCTTCGCAAACTCCGGCGCATCGAAATGGTCGATGCACATCGCCCTGGGTCTGGTGCTTGGCGGCGCACTGGGCAACTTGTACGACCGCAGCACGCAGGAAGCCTATGTCGTGCACAATCACTTCGGCCGCGACATCGGCAAGCTGGTACGCGAGACGCCGACGCACGTGTACCTGGAGGATTTTCCGCACGGCGGCAACGAACGCACCATTCGCAAGACGGATGATTTCCGATCGGGTCCGCAGCCGGTCGTTCGCGATTTCATCAAGATTGATGCCCGGGTGGGAGGGGTTCCGTTGTGGCCCTGGATTTTCAATATCGCGGATGCGCTGCTTGTCGTCGGTGTGATCGTCCTGCTGCTCAATTTCTGGTTCGATCGCAAGGAGCCGCAATCGTCGGCCGTCGCCTGA
- a CDS encoding TraR/DksA family transcriptional regulator, which translates to MKAAELEFFKQLLLLKRRELVGAVNHMEREALRTNRSDASGDLSMMPIHMADIGTDNYEQEFTIGLIAGERATLKEIDEALARVANGTYGVCLGTHQPIPKARLRAKPWARYCIEYKRTQEDAERRRARRY; encoded by the coding sequence CTGAAGGCGGCTGAACTGGAATTTTTCAAGCAACTGCTGCTGCTCAAACGCCGTGAACTGGTTGGGGCTGTGAATCATATGGAACGGGAAGCGCTTCGCACGAACCGTTCCGACGCATCCGGCGATCTGTCGATGATGCCGATTCACATGGCGGACATCGGAACGGACAACTATGAGCAGGAGTTCACCATTGGATTGATCGCGGGTGAGCGTGCGACCTTGAAGGAGATCGACGAGGCGTTGGCCCGCGTTGCCAACGGAACGTACGGGGTCTGTCTAGGGACGCATCAACCGATTCCGAAGGCTCGACTGCGTGCGAAGCCCTGGGCGCGCTATTGCATCGAGTACAAGCGGACACAGGAGGATGCGGAGCGTCGCCGAGCGCGTCGCTATTGA
- the yajC gene encoding preprotein translocase subunit YajC, whose product MIDTLALLAQTTSAPTSPQPAPGFFDMFPLPLMVGMFAIVYFLMIRPQSKERKKRESMLSAIKKNDRVITIGGIMGTITAVRDDEVTLKVDESSNTKITFSKAAIQRVLTATQGAADTGDASDAAKDKK is encoded by the coding sequence ATGATCGACACCCTCGCACTACTCGCACAAACGACATCAGCCCCGACTTCCCCGCAACCGGCGCCGGGATTCTTCGACATGTTTCCGTTGCCGCTCATGGTCGGCATGTTTGCAATCGTCTATTTCCTGATGATCCGGCCTCAGTCCAAAGAGCGAAAAAAACGCGAATCCATGCTCAGTGCGATCAAGAAGAACGACCGCGTCATCACGATCGGCGGCATCATGGGAACCATCACGGCGGTCCGGGACGATGAAGTCACCCTCAAGGTGGATGAATCAAGCAACACGAAAATCACTTTCTCAAAAGCTGCGATTCAGCGTGTCCTAACCGCCACCCAGGGCGCTGCCGACACCGGTGATGCGAGCGACGCCGCGAAGGACAAGAAATAA